GCTTCCGCGGCAGGCACAGCAACTGGCCTGGCTGAATATGGATTCTTCCGACGGAGCAGAATATTGGTCGGCTATGAATCTTGCAGGGGAGTACGCAAAGGCATGCCATGACCAGATTCATTACAACGTGCTGAGACCCTTAGGTCTGGAAGTGCTGGCAACGGTTGAAAATCACCACAACTTCGCCTGGAAAGATACATTGAGTGACGGAAGGGAAGTGATTATACACCGCAAAGGCGCAACTCCAGCCCACAGGGATGAGCTCGGAATTATTCCTGGTAGTATGACAGCGCCGGCTTATTTGGTGAAGGGTCTTGGTACTGAAAGCTCGCTTTATTCTGCCGCTCATGGAGCAGGCAGGGCGATGAGCCGACAAAAGGCAAAGGACAGCATGACAGTTTCGGGCATGAAACAGCTTTTGTCGAATGCCGGAGTAACGCTTATAGGCGGAAATGTCGACGAAAATCCGCAGGCATATAAGGATATCGGAAAAGTGATGAGGTCGCAAAGTACTCTGGTAGTTCCGGAGGGTGTTTTTTATCCCAAATTTGTGAGGATGAGTAAAGATTGAATAATAACGATTTTAAAAAGAAAGAAATGGACATTTATTGTACGATTGAGGAGCGATACGTACAAGCAGTAGAAGAGTTAAGATACGGAGAAACTGCGAAGGCTCTTCAGCTATTTAACGGACTTATAGCAACTGATGCGACTTATGCCAGGGCGTATTTTCAGTTGGGGATTATTAATTACTATTATATCAAGGATTATCAGGCTGCAGGTTATTATTTCAGCCAATGTATCGAAGCGGAACCAGGTTTTCCGGATGTATACGAGGATTTTATGAAGCTTCTTGTCTTCCTCAATATGGAAAAGAAGGCAAAGGTTATTGCTTCTAAAGCGATATTGGTCGCAGGAGTACAGCAAAGACTGATTTATCAGCAACTGGGGCTTCTTGAAGAAAAATGTCAAAATTGGAATGCTGCGCTCGAGTGTTATAAAAAGGCTTATGTGTGTTCTTTAGAAAAAGAGGACGCAGAGGATTCAAAAGCAGACATAGAGCGTGTGAGAGATAAAATTTCAAGGGAAGCTAAATTTGTATATAATTATTAAATTCAATGGCGCAGGTTAACCTGTGCCATTGAATATTTTCGAGCCGGGACCCGGTATACTCCCTGGGCCACCAATCATTCAATTCTTTTAAAAACCTTTCTACAACCTTTTCTACTGGTGCTGTAATATTCAGTTGTTTAGAGGTCCTTTTCATTGTTGGAACGCTTTTGTACAACATAACAATTAAACGGAAAAAAAGACTGCGTCGCTGCCTAGTTTGACGTTACTGATCCGTTAGGATTTAAGGATGAACTTTTTTTAATAGATCCGTTTTGAATATGGAATACGTATTGTTCAGAATCTGGCATTTCAATAATTCTTGTCAGATCTATATCAATATTAAACTCTTTATCCGAACCACAAGTATTCGGCGATCGGTTATAGATAACGAGGTTCACTTGTGCCGGATAGGATAAGAGTATATGCATCGGTCTTATCTTCCTTTGAAGACGGTTTTATAATTAAAATATAAATATTCCCTTTATCTTTGTAACTAAGATATTTTTTAAATAAGATAATTAGATGGAAAGCGAACTCCTCAAAGAAGTCAGAAGATTAAGTCAGCATTATGCCTTCAACTCGATTCAAATGCATGAGGCTGTTGCCCGTCGGGCTGGACTGTCAGGCACAGATCATAAATACTTAGGATTCATCATGGAGAAGGGGCAAATGACAGCGGGTGAGTTATCCAGGCTGACAGGCCTTACCACGGGGGCGGTTACTGGCTTAATCGACAGGTTTGAAAAGAAAAACCTGGTGAGGAGGAAACTGATTGCGAACGACAGGAGAAAAGTGATTATTGAGCCGATCACCGAAAATATAATGTCTCTCTTAGTGCCGCTATATACAACGTTTCGTGAAAAGTCGGCAAAGCTTATGGCGTCTTTTTCGGAAGATCAAATCAAAACTATTGAAACCTATTTTTCAGGAGCTATTGAAATAATGAAAGATGTAACAGCAGCTCTTAATGAATCAACTAATAGTCAAAGCAATGGGAAATAAAGCCTATACCCTTGGGTTCAAAGAAATAAACCAAACGAATTTACCATTAGTTGGCGGCAAAGGTGCTAACCTGGGAGAGTTGATGCGAATCGACGGCGTTGAAGTACCTGATGGTTTTTGTGTAACGACGAATGCTTACAAGCAGGCTGTTTCTTACAATCCTGTATTTGAGAGGCTGTTCCGTCAGATGTCAGCTTTGAAATCAGACGATCGGAAAGCTATAAATGAAATGGGGGAAGCGATCAGGAACGCCATTGAAGAGATTCCTGTTCCAAAATCAATCATGGACGGGGTCAGGAAGCATCTTGAAAACAACGACAGGCTTCAACCATATGCCATCCGGTCAAGCGCAACAGCGGAGGACCTGCCTGAATTTTCCTTTGCAGGCCAGCACGACACCTATTTGAATGTAATAGGTGAAGAATCCGTATTGAATCATATCCGAAAGTGCTGGGCCTCCTTATTTACTGATCGGGCTATTGTTTATCGCTTAAAAAACAAATTCGACTATTCAAAAGTGTATCTCGCTGTTGTAGTACAAAAAATGATCTTTCCAGACACGGCGGGAATAATGTTTACCGCAAATCCTCTCAATGGGAACAGGAAGATGTTAAGTATTGACGCTGGTTTTGGACTGGGTGAGTCGCTCGTGTCGGGGCTTGTAACTCCCGATAACTATACCGTTCGTGATGGGAAGATTACAGAAAAGAGAATCTCAGCCAAAACACTGGGAATCTATCCTTCAATGGGTGGAGGAACTGCGGAACAGCAAATTGCTCCCGAACAAATAAATGTTCACGCGCTGGAGGATGATCAGATATTACAACTGGAACGTATTGGCAGAGAGATCGAATTGCATTTCGGTAGTCCGCAAGACATTGAATGGTGTATTGCTAATGATTTGGTTTACATCCTCCAAGCCAGACCGATTACCAGTTTATATCCGGTTCCTCAGGCAGAAGACCAGAACAACCATGTCTATATATCAGTGGGACATCAACAGATGATGACAGACCCTATGAAACCATTGGGATTGTCCTTATGGCAGCATAGAGCAGCCCGACCAATGTTCGAGGCTGCCGGGAGATTATTTGTTGATGTCGCAGATAGCCTGGCTACGCCTGCAGGCAGAGAGAATTTATTGACTGCAATGGAGCAGCATGATCCGCTTATTAAAGAAGCGCTTATTGAAATTATAAAAAGGGAAGATTTTATAAAGGCGATACCCGACGAGGGAAAAGTGCCGGTTCCCGTCAAAGCTGAAAAGAATCTGTTGCCCGAAGATATTTTTATCGCAGGTAGTTGATGGTCCCGAAATCGTAGCGGCTTTGATCAGAGATGCAGAAGAATCGCTTGAAGCGCTAAAAAAAGATATTATAGCTGAATCTGGAACGGGGCTCTTTGATTTCATTCTTGAAGATATCAGGCAATCGAAACAACTGATATTTCACACACAGCACATGGGGGTACTCCTTGCAGCAATGAATGCATCATCGTGGCTCAATGACAAAATGCTCGAATGGCTCGGTGAGAAAGGTGTAGCAGACGTGCTGACACAATCCGTATCAAATAATATTACTTCCAAGATGGGTTTAGAATTACTGGACCTTGCGGATATGATTCGACCACATGAAGAAATAATAACGTACCTGCAGCAGGTAAAAACAAATGGCTTTTTAAATGACCTTCAGAGGTTCCCCGGTGGCGAGGATGTTCGATCAGCAATCGTAGCCTTCCTCGAAAAGTATGGGATGCGTTGTGCCAGTGAAATTGATATCACAAAAACACGCTGGAACGAAAATCCATCGATACTTCTTCCAATAATCCTGACCAATATTAAAAACTTTGAATACGGAGCAGCCAAACAAAAGTTTGAGAAGGGATTGCAGGATGCCTTGAAGAAAGAAGAAACATTATTGGAACGATTGAAATTACTGGCCGATGGAGAAAAAAAGGCGAAAGACACGAAGGGAATGATCGACCTTTTCCGGAATTTCGCAGGGTATCGCGAATATCCAAAATATATCATAGTCAGCCGTTTTTTCGTATATAAACAAGCTTTAATGAAAGAAGCTTTGGCGCTAACGAAAGCTGGCGTGATTTCAGATATCGACGATATATTTTATCTCACATTTGAGGAGTTTCGTGAAGTCGTTCGCACGCATATCATAGACAAAAAACTTATCCACCAGAGAAAGGAGGCTTTTGAGCACTATCAGAGGCTTACTCCACCACGCGTTATAACGTCTGAAGGGGAAACTGTTTCCGGTAAGTATAAACATGAAGATTTGCCTTCGGGGGCGATTCCGGGTCTCGGTGTTTCCTCTGGGATCGTTGAGGGACGGGCACGCGTTGTATTAAACATGGAAAATGCAGATTTAGAAGACGGTGATATACTGGTTACCTCATTTACCGACCCTAGCTGGACCCCCTTATTTGTTACGATCAAAGGCTTAGTTACCGAAGTCGGTGGCTTGATGACCCATGGGGCGGTAATTGCGCGCGAGTATGGACTACCTGCAGTTGTGGGAGTAGAAAATGCTACCAAGGTCATTAAGGATGGGCAGAAAATCCGTATAAATGGTATGGATGGATTCGTTGAGATCGATATATAAATGACAATTAAAACCTATGATCGACTTATAGCAATACTGGAATCTGGTAAGAATAACTGCAAACAATATCCTAACTGTAGAAAGCTGTTGGTGCGGTTCATTGAGATGAACACCGGCAAATCTTCTGGTCAGGGTTTTTCCCTTCCAATAAATCTGTTCTTGCCTAATAAAAATCCGATAGCCTTTTCAACGTTGTTTACTACGCTTGCTTCAGATTTCAAAAATGAAATGTAGCGAATGATCTCTTTTCGCGTTGAGGGAGAAAGGCTTTCGAATACCTCATTTGCCTCTTTGTTCCTGTTTAAGGCTTCTATGAGTTTAGGATGAGGGGATATAGTTCTGTCTTTGGGGTCATATTGAATAGTTATTTCGATGGTTTCTCCAATTCTTTTAGGCGAATTTGGAAGGATTGTCGTGTTAATGTATAGTCTCCATTCTCCGCTATATCTTACCAACGTTTGAATGTACTCCTTACCATTTACTGTTCCCGATACAGGAATTTGTCCTTTGCTTTTTTTCGCCTCGGAGAAAATATTTGCTAATATTTCCTCCGGTACATATACAAAAGGATTGATGCCTATGATGTCCAGCTTCGCTTTAAATGCTTGCATATCTTCTTACAGATTCAATTGCTGCTTATGATTTACGGCTAAAAACAAGCTTATTTTCCGTTAACACTTCCCCCGTCAGGTAATATTTATCCTTTCCTGCATCAAGAACTATAAACTTGTTTTCCTTGAAAAACTTTTCCTGGTATATTTCCCATTCACCAACAGAAATATCTGTAAGCTGATATACTTTATAGTAAACCTCTCTGCTGAATATATTCCTGCTATACAGGTAACAATAATTGTCCCGGAATTCTACCTTGTTGACAATATGATTCAAAAGTTTGGCGGTACGGATCGAAGGATATGCTATCAGGGCAGAGAACGAAAAGCCAATTACCACAGAAGCAGTTAAAATTGCCCAAAAGGTCATATTACTTGCAACTCCCCCCGCAATTATCATAAATAATAACAAAGCGATCCGAATCGGACATCCATAAAACAGTTGGTCCTTCACTTCTCTTTCCTGAGCATATAAGCCATAAGAAATGTTTTCGGCTCTGCTTTTTACTATCTTAGATTGCCCCCTTTCTTTGATATCAAGTTTATCCAGAATCAGTTCAGACTCGTCCCAATACTCATCAATAAAATAAAGTTTGCAGCCCGAGGCGTAAAATATTATATGCTCTTTCCCTTTGAGTGCGGCTGTGCCGACTTTGGGAAGCGGGATAATTTTAAGATCCTGAAGTTTAAAACATATCTCCCCCGCATCTCCTCCTGCAATAGCCGGCAACTTAAAAAAGCCCTTGTCTCCCCCGATTGTTATACCAGTGATAGTGCCTTTTAGGATTAACTTAGCCGCTTTTAAAGGTGTGAGTACAAATACGGTAAGAAAAACTATTCCCATTGACACACTAAATCCGATTTGTCCGAAATTAACGATGCCATTCTCATTCCATGAATCCCAGCAAGCCAGGAAAACAACAATTAATATTATTGGAAAACGAACGGTTGCAAACGACCTTATTTTCTTTTTAAGACTTGAAATTCCAGCTATACCGCTTTCATTGATTGTATAGTTCATATAATTGATTGATGCAACTTTTATCGAAGACATGAAATTATTTTTGCTGTCCTTCTATCACTCCTTTCGGACTTTATCATGTGATAAACTTTGTCCGTCTTCTGCTACAGTTGTGATGTTGTCCAAAGCGCGTAATCGGCTCCTCATTTAGGTTTCTGGGTTATTCTCCCAAAAGTAACAAATAAGGGTGAATTGTAGTAAATTTATAACTTCATTGCTCTGGAGCCGCTTCCACTATGGAGAGAGTTGTCGACGGTACACCGAAAGGATGAACTTCCCTTAGTGATTAAATTACTTTTCTTTATTTACTTTTTACTCACACTGTATAACGTGTTATTATCATTAAATTAGCCGGTAGTAAACCTAAATTCTTTAAAGTCTTTCAAATGAAGTTCCTAAGATTATTATCCCTTTCTATTGTTCTTTACATCAATAGCTATTCACAGTCAGCTCAAACCGCGCAGAGTGTAATATCGGATGCAAAAAAAGCGGTTGAAACCTACAATAAGGATATGCCCAAGGCCAATAATGTAGTTAAGGTGGTATATTTTCATGGCAAAGGACACAAGCTATCAGCTGGCTGGGAGGAGCGTTTAACGCGAATATTGACAGCTGTAAGTGATTATTACAGGGATGAGTTCGGTCGGTATGGTATAAAATCCGACGGAGTGAATTTCGATAAATCTGGCAACAAGTATGTCATCACTGTAGTTGAAGGGGACTTCGATTCGAAGAGCTATAATGTAAATTCGTCCGCTCAGTTGCAAACGGAAATATCAAATAAAACACGCGGAAAAATCGACTTTTCTGATGATCATATACTGGTAATTACCGGACTGTATTATATGAAAGATAAGGAAACCTACGTTTTTAACTCGCCTTATATGGGTACAGGGTCATCAGTGCGCGGAGTAAGCTTTGCCGCGGATTGTCCATTGCTGGATCCAAAGCTGCTTACCGATAAGGTTAATGCTATTAAGTTCTCTGAGCCGAACAAAGCAGATAGAGAATGCAGTGTCGCTGAATTTAACAGTTGGTACATCGGCGGTATAGCGCATGAAATGGGACATATGTTTGGCTTGTTTCACGACTTTGGTAATCCATTCGAATTGACGGCGTCATCAATATCTTTAATGGGAGAGTATGGTAGCCGCCATTTTAAGGGTGATGCCTGGGGCGACACCCAAACTTCTTATATTTCGGGAGCGGGAATATTGCAGCTACTTAGCCATCCCGTGTTTACCGGGTATTCTAAATACAAAAAGAGTGATGTAGAACTCTCACTCAACGATATTCATTGTAGCATTGCCGGTGACAGCATTTTCTTAAAAGCGGATCTTGCCAGCAATTTACCGCCCTATGCACTCTCTGTCTTAATTAGTCCTTTGAATAGGACAGAATATTTCAATGAAAGTGCCGTTTACTCCATTCCGGGTACCGGCCCGATTAGTGTACCCCTAAAGAAGTGGAACGAGGGAAACTACCGGATGTATTTAATCTTCATGCTTCCTAATGGAGTAGTGTACCCGTTTTTCAAACTTTTTGCTGTTGGGCAAAATAGTGCAGAGATCAAAGAACTTCCAGGCAGAAAGATAGTAGATGTGAAAGAGCTATATAGTCGCGTATCGGCAATGGAAAAGACGCCCGAAATCAAGAAAAAGCTCAGAATACTGGAAAGTATTATTAATCCCAGCCCATTCGCCGATCCGATCACCTATGGTGGCGACAGTCTTTACCTTTCGGATGCAAAGTGGGAAGTAGCCAATGTCGGATGGGAAAAACCCGCTCGTAATTATTTTACTATAGAATCCGAGAATGTTTTTTTTCTTGTAAACCGGGGTGAGATTTTTGAAAAAGGATTGTTTGCACATTCACCGTCAATTTATTCGTTCCGACTGGATAAGAAATGGACGCGTTTTTCAGCTATTATAGGCTTGAGAGATTATGCCCATCAGCAAGGATCGGCAAGGTTTACTTTAATCGGCGACGGTAAAGTACTTTACCAGTCGCCGATAATGAGAGTAGGCCAGCAGAGTCGGGTGGAGATCAGCATCAAGAATATCAGTAAACTCGAGCTGAAGGCCGAGGGTACTGAAGGACATAATTACAACTCCTGGGCTATCTGGGCAAGTCCATTGATTAGTCGATAAAAAAGTTTTGTTCTTGCTGCTCATTGCGCGAGAACATTGCTTGCCGACATAGGTACCGGAATGATTTATTTTAGCCAGCGGTATTATTATTCCCCTGAGCTTTAACCGAAACATCCTGCCATTTTTCCCAGGTCTCCATACGTTTCTGATATTGATCCTTCGCCCATTGAAGAGGCTGTTCACCCAAGAATATTCGTAAAGGCGGTTCCTCTGCATCGACAATTTGAAGTATTGCTTCGCTGGTAGCTGCGGGATCGCCCGGTTTGAAAGTTCCCCTTAGTTTGGCCCGTTCTTCCCTTAACACATCATAAGCAGGCTTCGGCGTGGCATGCACGGCAGAGCTGCCGCTCCAGTCAGTGCCATAACCTCCCGGTTCGATTAGCGTAACGAAAATGCCCATGCCTGCCACTTCTTTGCTTAATGATTCAGAAAAGGCCTCAAGAGCCCATTTCGAGGCATGATATAGACCCAGGCTGATGTTGGCTATAATTCCGCCGATGCTTGATACCTGCAGGATCCGCCCGTTTTTTTGCTCACGCATAAAAGGCAGTGCCGCCTGCGTAACCCATAAAGCCCCAAAGAAATTGGTTTCCATCTGATCTCTTGCCTCTTTTTCACTAATCTCTTCAACCATCCCAAAGAGGCCGTATCCGGCATTGTTAATTACAATATCTAATTTGCCAAAGTGTGTTCTTGCTTCTTCAACGGCTGCGAAGCAGGCGTCCCGATCCGTTACATCCAGTTGCAGAGGCAGCAGCAGGTCTCCGAATTCGCTTTTCAGATCAGCTAAGGCATCCACGTTGCGGGCCGTGGCTGCAACATTATCGCCACGTTGCAGAGCTGCTGTTGTCCATTCTTTCCCAAATCCGCGTGATGCTCCTGTAATGAACCATGTTTTCTTTTCCATAACTAATAGAAGATAAGAGTATAAAACTTATCGTTAGTAAATTGACAACAATGAATAACTAAAAACAGGAATTTTAGTTTTAGGTATGCTCAGAAAGAAAGATATTGTTTGGCATGGTTGCCGAGCTTTTGGCGGCTTCGACACATGTTTTGTTTCGGCGATGTTTATCGGAATTGGTTTGGGTCGCTACCTCGGTATCAGGCTGGGGGATGGGAACATGCTGTCAGGTTCCATACGGTAAAATAATCGGTGCCTGGCCTGGAAACAGCAGTGCTCGATTAAGCCTACAGCTGGTTCATCTTTATACTAATAGATTGTCCATTGAGAGTATAGGATTCATCGCTTGCAAAAAACAATGTCAGGTATGCAAGATCTTCAGCGTGTCCGGGAATTTCTTTATTGTTGATGTCTTGTGCTGTATTCTGGCTATCGATAATAATATGATTTGCCCTGATTCGATATCTCCTAAGAATGCGTGAAGATATCCGGTAAAGGCGTTCTGACTGAATACGATGACTCATTTCCATCGCGGTATCTTTTCCGGGGAAATTGATGGATATATTTACAATGGCGCCATCCAGTTCGTTCCGCTTTTCCCGTACAAAGCATTTGGAGGCTTCAAAATATTCTGTGAGAATGGAATTTCTCCAGTTTGAAGAAGGGAATAGAGATGCGTTAAGGAGGATTTTGTTTTTCGGCAGATATGGATTGTTAATCAGAGTATCAACACTTCCAAATTCTTCTTTCGCGAACCTGAATATCTCTTTCCAATTAACTTTGCCCGGGCGTGAAGTGTAATATAAAAAATGTCCTCCTTTGGCGTTGACTTCCTGCGACATCTTTGCCAGGATAGTTCTGTCATGCCCGCATGCCACTATATTAGCACCTTCCCGTGCCATCAGCATAGTTTGAGCAATCCCTATTTCCGTGGAGGCTTGAGTGATTACAACGGTTTTCTCATACATCCGGTTCATATATCTGCTATTTATGGAGCTAATTCACCTATGGACTTTTCGTAAACGGCTTTGTTTACTTTATATTCGATACGGGCATCAATAAGCTTACTGTAAGCTTGCTGCCAGATGGCCTGAGCCTCCAGAACATCTTTCCCAACTATTGTACCTGCTGTCAATCGATCTTGTGCCAGCTTCAAATTTTCTGTAGCTTGCTTTAGCGATAGTTCTGAGTATTTAATCTGGTTTGCAGATTGTTTTAGCTGCAGGTAAGCTCCCTGCACCTCAATATTAATAAGCTCCTTTGTTTCATCAAGCCGCGCCTGCTGAGCCGCAATTTTGTAGGATTGTTCCCTGACTTTTCCGGCCTTCTTCCCCCAATCAAAAACGGGGATGCTGATACTTGCCAAACTATAATAGGAGGCCATGAAGTTGGAGCCATCTTTTATGTTGACAGACTTTCCTGCGGTTGTTAGTCCGCTAGCTGCCAGGGCAATTGTTGGGAGGCGGTCGCCCTGAAGTATTTTCTGCTGAAGCTGTTCCGCTTCCAAGGCATTGGTAAGAGCTTTTATCTCGGGCCTGTTTTGCGTAGCATTTTCAGCCATCTTTTCGGGAAGCAGAAAATTACCGGATACTGAATCCGTGACGTCATAATCAGTATATCCAGGATTCCCTATTATTTGTGCCAGATTTAATTTAGCCAGCACTAAGCCGTCGCGGGCCTTATCCAGATTCAGGTTGGCTTCGTTTAAGTTAACCTGCACCTGCAAAAGGTCATTTTTATAGCTAAGTCCTGCATTAAA
The window above is part of the Arcticibacter tournemirensis genome. Proteins encoded here:
- a CDS encoding PEP/pyruvate-binding domain-containing protein, with the translated sequence MNQLIVKAMGNKAYTLGFKEINQTNLPLVGGKGANLGELMRIDGVEVPDGFCVTTNAYKQAVSYNPVFERLFRQMSALKSDDRKAINEMGEAIRNAIEEIPVPKSIMDGVRKHLENNDRLQPYAIRSSATAEDLPEFSFAGQHDTYLNVIGEESVLNHIRKCWASLFTDRAIVYRLKNKFDYSKVYLAVVVQKMIFPDTAGIMFTANPLNGNRKMLSIDAGFGLGESLVSGLVTPDNYTVRDGKITEKRISAKTLGIYPSMGGGTAEQQIAPEQINVHALEDDQILQLERIGREIELHFGSPQDIEWCIANDLVYILQARPITSLYPVPQAEDQNNHVYISVGHQQMMTDPMKPLGLSLWQHRAARPMFEAAGRLFVDVADSLATPAGRENLLTAMEQHDPLIKEALIEIIKREDFIKAIPDEGKVPVPVKAEKNLLPEDIFIAGS
- a CDS encoding SDR family oxidoreductase, which codes for MEKKTWFITGASRGFGKEWTTAALQRGDNVAATARNVDALADLKSEFGDLLLPLQLDVTDRDACFAAVEEARTHFGKLDIVINNAGYGLFGMVEEISEKEARDQMETNFFGALWVTQAALPFMREQKNGRILQVSSIGGIIANISLGLYHASKWALEAFSESLSKEVAGMGIFVTLIEPGGYGTDWSGSSAVHATPKPAYDVLREERAKLRGTFKPGDPAATSEAILQIVDAEEPPLRIFLGEQPLQWAKDQYQKRMETWEKWQDVSVKAQGNNNTAG
- a CDS encoding YdeI/OmpD-associated family protein encodes the protein MQAFKAKLDIIGINPFVYVPEEILANIFSEAKKSKGQIPVSGTVNGKEYIQTLVRYSGEWRLYINTTILPNSPKRIGETIEITIQYDPKDRTISPHPKLIEALNRNKEANEVFESLSPSTRKEIIRYISFLKSEASVVNNVEKAIGFLLGKNRFIGREKP
- a CDS encoding PEP-utilizing enzyme → MIRDAEESLEALKKDIIAESGTGLFDFILEDIRQSKQLIFHTQHMGVLLAAMNASSWLNDKMLEWLGEKGVADVLTQSVSNNITSKMGLELLDLADMIRPHEEIITYLQQVKTNGFLNDLQRFPGGEDVRSAIVAFLEKYGMRCASEIDITKTRWNENPSILLPIILTNIKNFEYGAAKQKFEKGLQDALKKEETLLERLKLLADGEKKAKDTKGMIDLFRNFAGYREYPKYIIVSRFFVYKQALMKEALALTKAGVISDIDDIFYLTFEEFREVVRTHIIDKKLIHQRKEAFEHYQRLTPPRVITSEGETVSGKYKHEDLPSGAIPGLGVSSGIVEGRARVVLNMENADLEDGDILVTSFTDPSWTPLFVTIKGLVTEVGGLMTHGAVIAREYGLPAVVGVENATKVIKDGQKIRINGMDGFVEIDI
- a CDS encoding MarR family winged helix-turn-helix transcriptional regulator → MESELLKEVRRLSQHYAFNSIQMHEAVARRAGLSGTDHKYLGFIMEKGQMTAGELSRLTGLTTGAVTGLIDRFEKKNLVRRKLIANDRRKVIIEPITENIMSLLVPLYTTFREKSAKLMASFSEDQIKTIETYFSGAIEIMKDVTAALNESTNSQSNGK
- a CDS encoding TolC family protein translates to MISKVILTFTALLIAFNTMGQDGKIYTLEQCRAMAMENNKKVRAAHFQLEAARAAKKSADANAYPSFDASVMGIQLGKPIGGALNGAVPELIASGTLNASLPVYAGGKIQNGKAAAGKAVEATKEQKKITEADVLLQTEEGYWRIVQVREKIVLATRFKTMLEALRKDLENSFNAGLSYKNDLLQVQVNLNEANLNLDKARDGLVLAKLNLAQIIGNPGYTDYDVTDSVSGNFLLPEKMAENATQNRPEIKALTNALEAEQLQQKILQGDRLPTIALAASGLTTAGKSVNIKDGSNFMASYYSLASISIPVFDWGKKAGKVREQSYKIAAQQARLDETKELINIEVQGAYLQLKQSANQIKYSELSLKQATENLKLAQDRLTAGTIVGKDVLEAQAIWQQAYSKLIDARIEYKVNKAVYEKSIGELAP
- a CDS encoding NPCBM/NEW2 domain-containing protein produces the protein MKFLRLLSLSIVLYINSYSQSAQTAQSVISDAKKAVETYNKDMPKANNVVKVVYFHGKGHKLSAGWEERLTRILTAVSDYYRDEFGRYGIKSDGVNFDKSGNKYVITVVEGDFDSKSYNVNSSAQLQTEISNKTRGKIDFSDDHILVITGLYYMKDKETYVFNSPYMGTGSSVRGVSFAADCPLLDPKLLTDKVNAIKFSEPNKADRECSVAEFNSWYIGGIAHEMGHMFGLFHDFGNPFELTASSISLMGEYGSRHFKGDAWGDTQTSYISGAGILQLLSHPVFTGYSKYKKSDVELSLNDIHCSIAGDSIFLKADLASNLPPYALSVLISPLNRTEYFNESAVYSIPGTGPISVPLKKWNEGNYRMYLIFMLPNGVVYPFFKLFAVGQNSAEIKELPGRKIVDVKELYSRVSAMEKTPEIKKKLRILESIINPSPFADPITYGGDSLYLSDAKWEVANVGWEKPARNYFTIESENVFFLVNRGEIFEKGLFAHSPSIYSFRLDKKWTRFSAIIGLRDYAHQQGSARFTLIGDGKVLYQSPIMRVGQQSRVEISIKNISKLELKAEGTEGHNYNSWAIWASPLISR
- a CDS encoding SDR family NAD(P)-dependent oxidoreductase, with the protein product MNRMYEKTVVITQASTEIGIAQTMLMAREGANIVACGHDRTILAKMSQEVNAKGGHFLYYTSRPGKVNWKEIFRFAKEEFGSVDTLINNPYLPKNKILLNASLFPSSNWRNSILTEYFEASKCFVREKRNELDGAIVNISINFPGKDTAMEMSHRIQSERLYRISSRILRRYRIRANHIIIDSQNTAQDINNKEIPGHAEDLAYLTLFFASDESYTLNGQSISIKMNQL